In the Danio rerio strain Tuebingen ecotype United States chromosome 8, GRCz12tu, whole genome shotgun sequence genome, one interval contains:
- the si:dkey-23c22.5 gene encoding tumor necrosis factor receptor superfamily member 14 isoform X3, protein MSDTKSSCEASKGSAERFPARNGSSLLTVTQQNCQCCPMCAAGNHVYWDCTDDTSTTCVPCPELTFTDEPNGLKECFPCTVCDSNRGLRVNTACSRSSDTVCEPLEKFYCIDKKKSSCTSALQHSECKAGQYIEQAGTSSTDTVCADCTGDTYSDGSFSSCLPHKKCEDTGLTETNPGTHSSDTQCGNPSTSLPIIITSVIAILILIVTLLGVLKFKPLWKMKRYKSTRNFRGFKLN, encoded by the exons ATGTCAGATACAAAATCATCATGTGAGGCATCCAAAGGTTCTGCTGAAAGGTTTCCTGCAAGAAATGGTTCTTCTTTGCTGACAGTTACTCAACAGA ACTGCCAGTGCTGCCCAATGTGTGCTGCAG GAAACCATGTTTATTGGGACTGCACAGATGACACCAGCACAACTTGTGTTCCATGTCCTGAATTAACTTTTACTGATGAACCCAATGGTTTAAAGGAATGCTTTCCTTGCACTGTATGTGATTCAA accgAGGTTTAAGAGTCAACACAGCCTGCAGTCGGTCATCAGATACTGTTTGTGAGCCACTCGAGAAATTTTACTGCATTGACAAGAAGAAAAGCAGCTGTACTTCAGCTCTGCAACACTCTGAATGTAAAGCTGGACAATATATCGAACAAGCAG GCACGAGCTCCACAGATACTGTATGTGCAGACTGTACTGGAGACACATATTCAGATGGATCTTTCTCCTCCTGTTTGCCACATAAAAA ATGTGAGGACACCGGACTTACTGAAACAAATCCAGGAACACATTCATCTGACACTCAATGTGGAAATCCCTCAACTTCTCTACCAATTATAATTACTAGTGTTATAGCCATTTTGATATTAATCGTTACGTTATTGggtgttttgaaatttaaaccTTTATGGAAGATGAAACGATACAAAAGCACAA GAAACTTCCGTGGATTTAAATTAAACTGA
- the si:dkey-23c22.5 gene encoding tumor necrosis factor receptor superfamily member 14 isoform X2 yields MFALTIFILISIIVPLNYDLCSCQCARAEYEIDCQCCPMCAAGNHVYWDCTDDTSTTCVPCPELTFTDEPNGLKECFPCTVCDSNRGLRVNTACSRSSDTVCEPLEKFYCIDKKKSSCTSALQHSECKAGQYIEQAGTSSTDTVCADCTGDTYSDGSFSSCLPHKKCEDTGLTETNPGTHSSDTQCGNPSTSLPIIITSVIAILILIVTLLGVLKFKPLWKMKRYKSTRNFRGFKLN; encoded by the exons ATGTTCGCTTTaactatttttattcttatttcaaTTATTGTTCCTCTGAACTATGATCTTTGTTCTTGTCAATGTGCTCGGGCTGAATATGAGATAGACTGCCAGTGCTGCCCAATGTGTGCTGCAG GAAACCATGTTTATTGGGACTGCACAGATGACACCAGCACAACTTGTGTTCCATGTCCTGAATTAACTTTTACTGATGAACCCAATGGTTTAAAGGAATGCTTTCCTTGCACTGTATGTGATTCAA accgAGGTTTAAGAGTCAACACAGCCTGCAGTCGGTCATCAGATACTGTTTGTGAGCCACTCGAGAAATTTTACTGCATTGACAAGAAGAAAAGCAGCTGTACTTCAGCTCTGCAACACTCTGAATGTAAAGCTGGACAATATATCGAACAAGCAG GCACGAGCTCCACAGATACTGTATGTGCAGACTGTACTGGAGACACATATTCAGATGGATCTTTCTCCTCCTGTTTGCCACATAAAAA ATGTGAGGACACCGGACTTACTGAAACAAATCCAGGAACACATTCATCTGACACTCAATGTGGAAATCCCTCAACTTCTCTACCAATTATAATTACTAGTGTTATAGCCATTTTGATATTAATCGTTACGTTATTGggtgttttgaaatttaaaccTTTATGGAAGATGAAACGATACAAAAGCACAA GAAACTTCCGTGGATTTAAATTAAACTGA
- the si:dkey-23c22.6 gene encoding uncharacterized protein: protein GSIVRSDCSGDLSTTCKPCPSGTFMNEPNGLHNCFPCRNCAEDHGLYIKSKCTTMQDSICDVLDDHYCIEFLNQQCSRAIRHSVCKAGQETKTQGTKTTDTVCVDCTYGFYSPSGLKCIKWLNCTALNEMQTEDGSSVKDVTCRPTRGRYGLLCGVRLKK from the exons ggctCAATTGTTCGCAGTGACTGCAGTGGTGATTTAAGCACCACATGTAAACCCTGTCCTTCAGGAACATTCATGAATGAACCAAATGGACTTCATAACTGTTTCCCTTGCAGAAACTGTGCTGAAG ATCATGGACTTTATATCAAGAGTAAATGCACAACAATGCAAGACAGCATCTGTGATGTGCTTGATGATCATTACTGCATTGAGTTCTTAAATCAGCAGTGCAGTCGTGCGATAAGACACAGTGTTTGCAAAGCAGGacaagaaacaaaaacacaag GAACAAAGACCACAGATACAGTTTGTGTGGACTGCACATATGGGTTTTATTCTCCATCAGGTCTGAAATGTATCAAATGGTTAAA TTGCACAGCTTTAAATGAAATGCAGACAGAAGATGGCAGCTCTGTAAAAGATGTCACATGCAGACCTACGCGGGGAAGATATGGTCTATTATGTGGTGTTAGGCTTAAG aaataa
- the si:dkey-23c22.5 gene encoding tumor necrosis factor receptor superfamily member 14 isoform X1 produces the protein MFALTIFILISIIVPLNYDLCSCQCARAEYEIDCQCCPMCAAGNHVYWDCTDDTSTTCVPCPELTFTDEPNGLKECFPCTVCDSNRGLRVNTACSRSSDTVCEPLEKFYCIDKKKSSCTSALQHSECKAGQYIEQAGTSSTDTVCADCTGDTYSDGSFSSCLPHKKCEDTGLTETNPGTHSSDTQCGNPSTSLPIIITSVIAILILIVTLLGVLKFKPLWKMKRYKSTSEFYFVKHICSLFIMIFL, from the exons ATGTTCGCTTTaactatttttattcttatttcaaTTATTGTTCCTCTGAACTATGATCTTTGTTCTTGTCAATGTGCTCGGGCTGAATATGAGATAGACTGCCAGTGCTGCCCAATGTGTGCTGCAG GAAACCATGTTTATTGGGACTGCACAGATGACACCAGCACAACTTGTGTTCCATGTCCTGAATTAACTTTTACTGATGAACCCAATGGTTTAAAGGAATGCTTTCCTTGCACTGTATGTGATTCAA accgAGGTTTAAGAGTCAACACAGCCTGCAGTCGGTCATCAGATACTGTTTGTGAGCCACTCGAGAAATTTTACTGCATTGACAAGAAGAAAAGCAGCTGTACTTCAGCTCTGCAACACTCTGAATGTAAAGCTGGACAATATATCGAACAAGCAG GCACGAGCTCCACAGATACTGTATGTGCAGACTGTACTGGAGACACATATTCAGATGGATCTTTCTCCTCCTGTTTGCCACATAAAAA ATGTGAGGACACCGGACTTACTGAAACAAATCCAGGAACACATTCATCTGACACTCAATGTGGAAATCCCTCAACTTCTCTACCAATTATAATTACTAGTGTTATAGCCATTTTGATATTAATCGTTACGTTATTGggtgttttgaaatttaaaccTTTATGGAAGATGAAACGATACAAAAGCACAAGTGAGTTTTACTTTGTTAAACATATTTGctctttatttattatgatttttttatga